A genome region from Streptomyces xanthophaeus includes the following:
- the xdhB gene encoding xanthine dehydrogenase molybdopterin binding subunit, with protein sequence MSHLSERPEKPVVGVSMPHESAVLHVTGTALYTDDLVYRTKDTLHAYPVQVMKTRGRITALRTGPALAVPGVVRVLTVADVPGVNDAGMKHDEPLFPDEVMFHGHAVAWVLGETLEAARLGAAAVEVELDELPSIITLKEAIAAESFHGARPVMVTGDIDAGFADSAHVFTGEFQFSDQEHFYLETHAALAYIDEAEQVFIQSSTQHPSETQEIVAHVLGLHSHEVTVQCLRMGGGFGGKEMQPHGFAAIAALGAKLTGRPVRVRLNRTQDLTMSGKRHGFHADWKIGFDADGRIQALDATLTADGGWSLDLSEPVCARALCHIDNTYWIPNARVAGRIAKTNKVSNTAFRGFGGPQGMLVIEDILGRVAPLLGLDPMELRKRNFYQPGLGQSTPYGQPVPQAERIAAVWQQVEENGGIADRKREIAAFNAAHPHTKRALAITGIKFGISFNLTAFNQAGALVLIYKDGSVLINHGGTEMGQGLHTKMLQVAATTLGIPLHKVRLAPTRTDKVPNTSATAASSGADLNGGAVKNACEQLRARLLQVAASQLGSNASDVRIVDGVARTLGSDKELAWDDLVHTAYFQRVQLSASGYYRTEGLHWDAKAFRGSPFKYFSYGAAAAEVEVDGFTGGYRIRRVDIVHDVGDSLSPMIDIGQVEGGFVQGAGWLTLEDMRWDTGDGPNRGRLLTQAASTYKLPSFSEMPAEFNVTLMENATEEGAVYGSKAVGEPPLMLAFCVREALRQAAAAFGPAGVSVELAAPATPEAVYWAIEAAREKADVRGGDSHVPGGSEIRTDTSALSNA encoded by the coding sequence ATGAGCCATTTGTCCGAGCGTCCCGAGAAGCCGGTGGTCGGCGTCTCCATGCCGCACGAGAGTGCCGTGCTGCACGTCACCGGCACCGCGCTCTACACCGATGACCTGGTGTACCGCACCAAGGACACGCTGCACGCCTACCCGGTCCAGGTCATGAAGACCCGGGGCAGGATCACCGCGCTGCGTACCGGGCCCGCGCTCGCCGTGCCGGGTGTGGTCCGCGTACTGACCGTTGCCGACGTGCCCGGCGTCAACGACGCCGGCATGAAGCACGACGAGCCGCTGTTCCCCGACGAGGTCATGTTCCACGGCCACGCGGTCGCCTGGGTGCTCGGTGAGACCCTGGAGGCGGCCCGGCTCGGTGCGGCGGCCGTCGAGGTGGAACTCGACGAGCTGCCCTCCATCATCACGCTGAAGGAAGCGATCGCGGCCGAGAGCTTCCACGGCGCGCGGCCCGTGATGGTGACCGGCGACATCGACGCCGGCTTCGCCGACTCGGCGCACGTGTTCACCGGCGAGTTCCAGTTCTCCGACCAGGAGCACTTCTACCTGGAGACGCACGCCGCGCTGGCCTACATCGACGAGGCCGAGCAGGTGTTCATCCAGAGCAGCACCCAGCACCCCTCGGAGACCCAGGAGATCGTCGCGCACGTCCTGGGTCTGCACAGCCACGAGGTGACCGTGCAGTGCCTGCGGATGGGCGGCGGCTTCGGCGGCAAGGAGATGCAGCCCCACGGCTTCGCGGCCATCGCCGCGCTCGGCGCCAAGCTGACCGGCCGGCCGGTCCGGGTACGGCTCAACCGCACCCAGGACCTGACCATGTCCGGCAAGCGGCACGGGTTCCACGCCGACTGGAAGATCGGCTTCGACGCCGACGGCCGCATCCAGGCGCTGGATGCCACGCTGACCGCGGACGGCGGCTGGAGCCTGGACCTGTCGGAGCCGGTCTGCGCCCGTGCGCTGTGCCACATCGACAACACGTACTGGATTCCCAACGCGCGGGTCGCCGGTCGCATCGCCAAGACCAACAAGGTCTCGAACACGGCCTTCCGGGGCTTCGGCGGACCGCAGGGCATGCTGGTGATCGAGGACATCCTGGGCCGGGTCGCGCCGCTGCTCGGGCTGGACCCGATGGAGCTGCGGAAGCGCAACTTCTACCAGCCGGGCCTGGGTCAGTCGACGCCGTACGGCCAGCCGGTCCCGCAGGCGGAACGGATCGCCGCCGTCTGGCAGCAGGTCGAGGAGAACGGCGGCATCGCCGACCGCAAGCGCGAGATCGCCGCCTTCAACGCCGCGCACCCGCACACCAAGCGGGCGCTCGCGATCACCGGCATCAAGTTCGGCATCTCCTTCAACCTCACGGCCTTCAACCAGGCCGGCGCGCTGGTGCTGATCTACAAGGACGGCTCCGTCCTGATCAACCACGGCGGCACCGAGATGGGCCAGGGCCTGCACACCAAGATGCTGCAGGTGGCCGCGACCACGCTGGGTATCCCGCTGCACAAGGTGCGGCTGGCCCCCACGCGTACCGACAAGGTCCCCAACACCTCTGCCACCGCCGCCAGTTCCGGGGCGGACCTCAACGGCGGCGCCGTGAAGAACGCCTGCGAGCAGTTGCGCGCACGGCTGCTGCAGGTGGCCGCCAGCCAGCTGGGTTCGAACGCCTCGGACGTGCGCATCGTCGACGGTGTCGCTCGTACGCTGGGCAGCGACAAGGAGCTGGCCTGGGACGACCTGGTGCACACCGCGTACTTCCAGCGCGTTCAGCTGTCGGCCTCCGGTTACTACCGGACCGAGGGGCTGCACTGGGACGCCAAGGCTTTCAGGGGCTCGCCGTTCAAGTACTTCTCCTACGGCGCCGCTGCGGCCGAGGTGGAGGTGGACGGCTTCACCGGCGGGTACCGCATCCGCCGGGTGGACATCGTGCACGACGTCGGCGACAGCCTGTCCCCGATGATCGACATCGGTCAGGTCGAGGGCGGTTTCGTGCAGGGCGCGGGCTGGCTGACGCTCGAGGACATGCGCTGGGACACCGGTGACGGGCCGAACCGCGGCCGGCTGCTGACCCAGGCCGCGAGCACCTACAAGCTGCCGAGCTTCTCGGAGATGCCTGCGGAGTTCAACGTCACGCTGATGGAGAACGCCACCGAAGAGGGCGCGGTGTACGGGTCCAAGGCGGTCGGTGAGCCTCCGCTGATGCTGGCGTTCTGCGTGCGCGAAGCGCTGCGGCAGGCCGCCGCCGCGTTCGGGCCCGCCGGTGTCAGTGTGGAACTGGCCGCCCCCGCGACGCCGGAGGCGGTCTACTGGGCGATCGAAGCGGCCCGTGAGAAGGCCGACGTGCGCGGCGGCGACAGCCACGTGCCGGGCGGCAGCGAGATCCGTACCGACACAAGCGCTTTGAGCAATGCCTGA
- a CDS encoding ABC transporter permease, whose product MSGPATVSPPAAHAHPTGRPREVDNRAAYLSFGLAYVVGHGAAAASEGAAPLIGLPDWLPMTLLGGGLVAGIALTTTAALRAQRGATPPEILSGKLLGTAWIAAFTALFLAVTGLTSVLDQPELQSVLWPTGSGLIVGLLYLAEGAVRRNLLHYGLGIWLALTSTAALRLTAPGLYWVLAVAGGGAYALAAALEHRRLHSLSGHPRA is encoded by the coding sequence TTGTCCGGCCCCGCAACCGTTTCGCCGCCCGCCGCCCATGCCCACCCCACCGGTCGCCCGCGCGAGGTCGACAACCGCGCGGCGTACCTCAGCTTCGGACTCGCCTACGTAGTCGGCCACGGCGCCGCCGCAGCTTCCGAGGGCGCAGCCCCCTTGATCGGCCTCCCCGACTGGCTGCCCATGACGCTCCTCGGAGGCGGGCTCGTGGCCGGCATCGCCTTGACCACCACCGCCGCCCTGCGGGCGCAACGAGGGGCCACCCCACCGGAGATCCTGTCCGGCAAGCTGCTCGGCACCGCCTGGATCGCCGCCTTCACCGCCCTGTTCCTCGCCGTCACCGGCCTCACATCCGTGCTCGACCAGCCGGAACTCCAGTCCGTCCTCTGGCCCACCGGCTCCGGTCTGATCGTCGGTCTGCTCTACCTCGCCGAAGGCGCCGTACGCCGCAACCTGCTGCACTACGGCCTCGGCATCTGGCTCGCCCTGACCTCCACGGCGGCACTCCGGCTCACGGCCCCCGGCCTCTACTGGGTCCTCGCCGTTGCGGGTGGCGGGGCCTACGCCCTCGCCGCAGCCCTTGAACACCGTCGGCTCCACTCCCTGTCGGGCCACCCCCGCGCCTGA
- a CDS encoding SDR family NAD(P)-dependent oxidoreductase, producing MDISGSNVLLTGATGGIGAALAARLTAQGARLTVTGRREEALKATADACGARTVVADLAVRSDVVHLAESCAETDILVANAALPASGDLLDYTEDQLDRALDVNLRAPVLLSRLLAEPMVGRGRGHIVLVGSLSGKAATKSTSLYNATKFGLRGFALALRQELRGTGVGVSLVQPGFVRDAGMFAATGATPPNGIRTVTPGQVADGVVRAVRRDRCEVNVAPLELRLLSAIAGQFPGFAERVQARTDVDGSVRQIVEAQRSRR from the coding sequence GTGGACATATCCGGATCGAACGTTCTGCTCACCGGCGCCACCGGAGGCATCGGCGCGGCCCTGGCCGCGCGCCTGACCGCGCAGGGGGCCCGCCTCACGGTCACCGGGCGGCGGGAGGAAGCCCTCAAGGCCACCGCCGACGCGTGCGGCGCCCGTACCGTGGTCGCCGATCTGGCCGTACGGTCCGACGTCGTACACCTCGCCGAGAGCTGCGCGGAGACGGACATCCTCGTCGCGAACGCCGCCCTGCCCGCCAGCGGCGACCTCCTGGACTACACCGAGGACCAGCTCGACCGAGCCCTCGACGTCAACCTCCGCGCGCCCGTCCTGCTCTCCCGGCTGCTCGCGGAGCCCATGGTGGGCCGCGGTCGGGGCCACATCGTGCTGGTCGGCTCCCTTTCCGGCAAGGCGGCCACCAAGTCGACCTCCCTGTACAACGCGACGAAGTTCGGGCTGCGCGGATTCGCGCTCGCCCTGCGCCAGGAGCTGCGGGGTACGGGGGTGGGGGTGTCCCTGGTCCAGCCCGGTTTCGTCCGCGACGCCGGGATGTTCGCGGCCACCGGTGCCACCCCGCCGAACGGCATCAGGACCGTCACGCCCGGCCAGGTCGCCGACGGCGTCGTACGAGCCGTCCGCCGCGACCGCTGCGAGGTCAACGTCGCGCCGCTGGAGCTGCGGCTGCTGAGCGCCATCGCCGGGCAGTTCCCCGGGTTCGCCGAGCGCGTCCAGGCCCGTACCGACGTCGACGGGTCCGTGCGACAGATCGTCGAGGCCCAGCGCTCACGCCGTTAG
- a CDS encoding NUDIX hydrolase family protein, whose translation MSDTTETTPGWLSSDELEMARAQMPILYVEAVPVRVDDTGEVTTIGLLLRIGTDGAMSRTLVSGRVMHHERIRDALLRHLEKDLGPVALPRIPASLQPFTVAEYFPTVGVTPYHDPRQHAVSLAYIVPVTGDCRPRQDALDLVWFSPQEALSAAVQGEMPGGHAALLKQALAHVGYTY comes from the coding sequence ATGTCTGACACGACCGAAACTACGCCCGGCTGGCTGAGCAGCGACGAGCTGGAAATGGCCCGGGCCCAGATGCCGATCCTCTACGTCGAGGCCGTCCCCGTACGCGTGGACGACACCGGCGAAGTCACCACCATCGGACTGCTCCTGCGGATCGGCACGGACGGGGCGATGAGCCGGACCCTGGTGTCCGGCCGTGTCATGCACCACGAGCGGATCCGTGACGCCCTGCTCCGCCACCTGGAGAAGGACCTGGGCCCCGTGGCCCTGCCCCGTATCCCCGCGTCCCTGCAGCCCTTCACGGTCGCCGAGTACTTCCCCACGGTGGGTGTCACCCCCTACCACGACCCCCGCCAGCACGCGGTGTCACTCGCCTACATCGTGCCGGTCACGGGTGACTGCCGTCCCCGTCAGGACGCCCTGGACCTGGTCTGGTTCAGCCCGCAGGAAGCGCTCTCGGCAGCCGTGCAGGGCGAGATGCCGGGTGGTCACGCGGCGCTGCTGAAGCAGGCGCTCGCGCATGTGGGGTACACGTACTGA
- a CDS encoding TetR/AcrR family transcriptional regulator, whose translation MSHASDTRQSIIDAVLRIIGQDGIAAVTNRRIAKEAGVSLGSVTYHFATQHELLRESLLHFVAEETRHFTALADACSDERFDIGQAADVVAQVAGGNAFDSRHIAPFELYVQAGRDERLRAAAAECFAAYDLLAARILTQLGVPDPERLAGVAVALVFGQQLRRLATGAPAEDLVDTLLILTKFTPAQTP comes from the coding sequence ATGTCCCATGCTTCCGACACCCGCCAGAGCATCATCGACGCCGTACTGCGGATCATCGGGCAGGACGGCATCGCCGCCGTCACCAACCGGCGGATCGCCAAGGAGGCCGGAGTCTCGCTCGGCTCCGTCACCTACCACTTCGCCACCCAGCACGAACTGCTGCGCGAGAGCCTGCTGCACTTCGTGGCGGAGGAGACCCGGCACTTCACGGCGCTCGCCGACGCATGCTCCGACGAGCGGTTCGACATCGGGCAGGCGGCCGACGTGGTGGCACAGGTGGCGGGCGGGAACGCCTTCGACAGCCGCCACATCGCGCCGTTCGAGCTGTACGTCCAGGCCGGCCGGGACGAACGGCTGCGCGCTGCCGCGGCCGAGTGCTTCGCCGCCTACGACCTGCTGGCCGCCCGGATCCTGACCCAGCTCGGCGTCCCGGACCCCGAACGACTGGCCGGGGTGGCCGTGGCCCTGGTCTTCGGGCAGCAGCTGCGCCGCCTGGCGACCGGAGCCCCCGCCGAGGACCTCGTCGACACCCTGCTGATCCTCACGAAGTTCACCCCGGCGCAGACCCCGTAG
- a CDS encoding xanthine dehydrogenase small subunit, whose product MVAARITVNGKETPLSPAAPHTTVLDLLRERGLTGTKEGCAEGECGACSVLVARPGVNKPTDWVAVNACLVPAAALDGQEIITSEGLATVGEPGTRPTLHPVQEEMAVRGGSQCGYCTPGFICSMASEYYRPDRCAHSEPADSSEADDAEHGPNGFDLHSLSGNLCRCTGYRPIRDAAFAVGEPAEDDPLAQRREQDPPAPVATEYTQDGATFLRKDTLAETLQLLRERPDAVVVAGSTDYGVEVNIRSRRAECVVAIDRLPELRELRVESDHIEIGAAVTLTEIERRLDGDVPLLAELFPQFASRLIRNSGTLGGNLGTGSPIGDSPPVLLALEASLVLADADGERVVPLAEYFTGYRQSVRRPDELIRAVRIPLPLSPVTAFHKIAKRRFDDISSVAIGFALDIEGGIVRKARIGLGGVAATPIRALATEAALEGKPWSAETVEAAARVLRGEGTPMSDHRASSVYRSAMLGQSLLKLHAQTTEAVSS is encoded by the coding sequence ATGGTAGCGGCGCGGATCACCGTCAACGGGAAAGAGACACCGCTTTCCCCGGCTGCACCCCACACCACTGTGCTCGATCTCCTGCGCGAGCGTGGCCTCACCGGCACCAAGGAGGGCTGCGCCGAGGGTGAGTGCGGCGCCTGTTCGGTCCTGGTGGCCCGTCCTGGCGTGAACAAGCCCACCGACTGGGTGGCCGTCAACGCATGTCTGGTGCCGGCCGCGGCACTGGACGGCCAGGAGATCATCACCTCCGAAGGTCTCGCCACGGTCGGCGAACCCGGTACGCGGCCCACGCTGCACCCCGTACAGGAGGAGATGGCGGTCCGCGGCGGCTCCCAATGCGGTTACTGCACCCCCGGGTTCATCTGCAGCATGGCCTCCGAGTACTACCGGCCCGACCGCTGTGCACACTCCGAGCCTGCCGACAGCAGCGAGGCCGACGACGCCGAGCACGGTCCGAACGGCTTCGATCTGCACTCGCTGAGCGGCAACCTGTGCCGCTGCACCGGCTACCGCCCGATCCGCGACGCCGCCTTCGCGGTCGGTGAGCCCGCCGAGGACGACCCCCTTGCGCAGCGTCGTGAGCAGGACCCGCCCGCGCCGGTCGCCACCGAGTACACCCAGGACGGCGCCACGTTCCTGCGGAAGGACACCCTGGCCGAAACGCTGCAGCTGCTGCGCGAGCGGCCCGACGCGGTCGTGGTCGCCGGCTCCACCGACTACGGCGTCGAGGTGAACATCCGCTCCCGCCGGGCGGAGTGCGTGGTCGCCATCGACCGGCTGCCCGAGCTCCGGGAGCTGCGCGTCGAATCCGACCACATCGAGATCGGGGCGGCGGTGACGCTCACCGAGATCGAACGCCGCCTCGACGGCGACGTCCCGCTGCTGGCCGAACTGTTCCCGCAGTTCGCCTCCCGACTCATCCGCAACAGCGGCACCCTCGGCGGCAATCTGGGTACCGGCTCACCCATCGGTGACAGCCCGCCGGTGCTGCTCGCCCTGGAGGCGTCGCTCGTGCTCGCCGACGCCGACGGTGAGCGCGTCGTCCCGCTCGCGGAGTACTTCACCGGCTACCGGCAGAGCGTGCGCCGCCCCGACGAACTGATCCGAGCGGTGCGCATCCCGCTGCCGCTGTCGCCCGTCACGGCCTTCCACAAGATCGCCAAGCGCCGCTTCGACGACATCTCCAGCGTGGCGATCGGATTCGCGCTCGACATCGAGGGCGGAATCGTCCGCAAGGCGCGCATCGGTCTGGGCGGCGTGGCCGCCACCCCGATCCGTGCCCTCGCCACCGAGGCCGCCCTGGAGGGCAAGCCGTGGTCGGCGGAGACCGTCGAGGCCGCGGCCCGGGTGCTGCGGGGTGAGGGCACGCCGATGAGCGATCACCGTGCCAGCTCCGTCTACCGTTCCGCGATGCTCGGCCAGAGCCTGTTGAAGCTGCACGCGCAAACCACCGAGGCGGTGTCTTCATGA
- a CDS encoding helix-turn-helix domain-containing protein — MVSEEQRRVLDPERDSAALKALTHPLRIRLLGLLRQDGPATASELGARTGESSASTSYHLRVLAKYAFVAEAEHRDGRERRWQAVHSVTAWSNRSMESSPGSRALLSLSRRAQIEHLEASLVRHEADIADGRLPPEWAEPSGISDLMPRLTPESLTELREVFARKLGELTARDAGDPRAAQVVLLTAGLPLAPRDPAAEPDDPGPTATATAAATATDAGNAS, encoded by the coding sequence ATGGTCAGCGAAGAACAGAGACGCGTACTCGATCCTGAGCGGGACTCCGCAGCCCTGAAGGCCCTCACGCACCCGTTGCGCATCCGGCTGCTCGGGCTGCTGCGGCAGGACGGCCCGGCCACCGCGAGCGAGCTCGGGGCCAGGACCGGGGAGTCGTCCGCTTCCACCAGCTATCACCTGCGCGTGCTGGCGAAGTACGCGTTCGTCGCCGAGGCCGAACACCGGGACGGCCGGGAGCGGCGGTGGCAGGCCGTGCACTCCGTGACCGCCTGGAGCAACAGGTCGATGGAATCCTCACCGGGCAGCCGCGCCTTGCTCAGCCTCTCGCGCAGGGCCCAGATCGAGCACCTGGAGGCCTCTCTCGTCCGGCACGAGGCCGATATCGCCGACGGACGGCTGCCGCCGGAGTGGGCGGAACCCTCCGGCATCAGCGACTTGATGCCCCGTCTGACGCCCGAATCGCTCACCGAACTCCGCGAGGTGTTCGCCCGGAAGCTCGGGGAACTGACCGCGCGTGATGCAGGAGATCCTCGCGCGGCGCAGGTCGTACTCCTCACGGCAGGACTGCCCCTCGCGCCACGCGACCCCGCCGCAGAGCCGGACGACCCGGGCCCGACGGCGACGGCGACGGCGGCAGCGACGGCGACGGACGCCGGGAACGCGTCATGA
- a CDS encoding DUF6348 family protein, protein MSWIRRHLRRTEPSAGRLPDLDLLALVRDALEEVAPGCTAGAELKGNSLLSPQGWAVAVGPAGHGDDRHYDLIAFPDVSVQPDVPCFTECVVVVTTARDAAGLWARSAGACMLELLHGREELADHRGPDDEHGVPGWRSITSGVLAYGLSDGENLRLQNALAEADVLREIADTFTADLESPWFNGVRVFYGGAPGAVEAEVRVNGERHEAASAALAALGLPEPTVFTVARSFTLLLPVGSGEEGHGHGAGGCGCDCGGTLDPERPGFAHPLPHLIGELSPAERAERVTADTGAVMVARGVGNFLKVRLPIRLDDGRTVVHLAWVRLAAEVIEDYTRRVHDGSLEGHRFEGLFDNAIDPWGEELLRAPVLLGGQREAADGSIRAGEVLDSEHPLLARILRESWPAEFVLGDRDPRPARS, encoded by the coding sequence ATGTCCTGGATACGCCGCCACCTGCGCCGCACCGAGCCCAGCGCGGGCCGACTGCCCGATCTCGACCTCCTCGCCCTGGTCCGCGACGCCTTGGAGGAGGTCGCCCCCGGCTGTACAGCGGGCGCCGAGCTCAAGGGCAACTCACTCCTCAGCCCGCAGGGTTGGGCCGTCGCTGTCGGACCGGCCGGGCACGGGGACGACCGGCACTACGACCTGATCGCCTTCCCGGACGTGAGCGTCCAGCCCGACGTGCCCTGCTTCACGGAATGCGTGGTGGTGGTCACCACCGCGCGCGACGCGGCCGGCCTCTGGGCCCGCTCCGCCGGCGCCTGCATGCTCGAGCTGCTCCACGGGCGTGAGGAGCTCGCCGACCACCGGGGGCCCGACGACGAGCACGGCGTGCCGGGGTGGCGGTCCATCACCTCGGGCGTGCTGGCCTACGGGCTCTCCGACGGGGAGAACCTCCGTCTGCAGAACGCGCTGGCGGAGGCGGACGTACTCCGCGAGATCGCAGACACCTTCACGGCCGACCTGGAGTCGCCCTGGTTCAACGGTGTGCGGGTCTTCTACGGCGGTGCCCCGGGCGCCGTGGAGGCCGAGGTCCGGGTCAACGGCGAGCGGCACGAGGCTGCCTCCGCCGCGCTGGCCGCGCTCGGCCTGCCCGAGCCGACCGTCTTCACCGTCGCCCGGTCCTTCACCCTGCTGCTGCCCGTCGGCTCCGGCGAGGAGGGGCACGGCCACGGGGCCGGCGGGTGCGGGTGCGACTGCGGCGGCACCTTGGACCCGGAGCGTCCCGGCTTCGCCCACCCCCTCCCCCACCTGATCGGCGAACTCTCCCCGGCCGAGCGGGCGGAGCGGGTCACCGCCGACACCGGCGCGGTGATGGTCGCCCGAGGTGTCGGCAACTTCCTCAAGGTCCGGCTGCCGATCCGCCTCGACGACGGCCGCACCGTGGTTCACCTGGCCTGGGTGCGCCTGGCCGCCGAGGTGATCGAGGACTACACCCGCCGGGTGCACGACGGTTCCTTGGAAGGTCACCGCTTCGAGGGCCTGTTCGACAACGCCATCGATCCGTGGGGCGAGGAGCTGCTCCGGGCACCCGTCCTCCTCGGCGGGCAGCGGGAAGCGGCGGACGGCTCGATCCGGGCCGGCGAGGTGCTCGACTCCGAGCACCCGCTGCTGGCCCGGATCCTGCGCGAGAGCTGGCCGGCCGAGTTCGTACTCGGCGACCGCGACCCCAGGCCGGCCCGCTCCTGA
- a CDS encoding GNAT family N-acetyltransferase, protein MSTRPAPPCAGYGIRFARPAESGAVAALLTRAFADDPVMAWMVPAADRERRIARYFRLAQRQQRPRAGAVRVAATGEGRLLAAALWSGPGHWKPSAVQELAALPRYASIFGLRGLPRAGEVRNAMDEAHPRPPHWYLPSVGTDRGLQGMGVGSALLGQQLADCDRLGQPAYLESSNVTNLPFYEKLGFRVTAEIRLPEGGPTLWPMWRDPDPTAGRLAKGR, encoded by the coding sequence ATGAGCACACGTCCAGCACCGCCGTGCGCCGGGTACGGGATCCGGTTCGCCCGGCCCGCCGAGTCAGGGGCGGTCGCCGCGCTCCTGACCCGCGCCTTCGCCGACGACCCGGTCATGGCATGGATGGTTCCCGCTGCCGACCGGGAACGCAGGATCGCCCGCTACTTCCGGCTGGCCCAGCGGCAGCAGCGGCCCCGCGCCGGTGCCGTCCGGGTCGCCGCGACGGGCGAGGGGCGGCTGCTGGCGGCCGCGCTGTGGTCGGGGCCCGGGCACTGGAAGCCCTCCGCGGTACAGGAGTTGGCGGCGCTCCCTCGGTACGCGAGCATCTTCGGCCTGCGGGGGTTGCCGCGGGCCGGGGAGGTCCGGAACGCCATGGACGAGGCCCATCCGCGGCCGCCGCACTGGTACCTGCCGTCGGTGGGGACGGACCGGGGACTCCAGGGGATGGGGGTCGGGTCGGCGCTGCTCGGTCAGCAGCTGGCCGACTGCGACCGGCTCGGGCAACCCGCCTACCTGGAGTCCAGCAACGTCACCAACCTTCCCTTCTACGAGAAGCTGGGCTTCCGCGTCACCGCAGAGATCCGGCTCCCGGAGGGCGGGCCGACCCTTTGGCCGATGTGGCGGGACCCCGATCCCACGGCGGGACGCCTGGCGAAGGGCCGGTGA
- a CDS encoding esterase/lipase family protein, with protein MSMPVVSIWDNTIPGAQPHHPRASAWDTVWPLTGGTAWVFYSNPGQTHVMRPVILADGFSAGKSDPDALWNGLENGEYPFISKLKEAGFDLVLLGFDERSASITDNAGVAIQCIEKAIADREGTAKLTVGGFSMGGLVTRYALAKMHHDGHEHETATYLSYDTPHNGAWLPISVQAFAHFVKDNWGSLPGFGELLSSFSRMVNSAAARQLLRWHIETVTAEAGQDRARTDFLAELERVGSWPPGVRRLGVANGTGTGAGNNIPAGVTAMRTTGAELTGTRLDTQDTGEQVVALLNKTGDPEIRITTSGLPDVDGAPGGLFPEALNLPGRPANFGTAAMLAGLLEGEPAELTYNATTFVPSVSAVAAGEIDDRDALYSKIDTASSELDHFMCATENQGHTVITVELGEWILDKLQTP; from the coding sequence ATGTCCATGCCTGTTGTGAGCATCTGGGACAACACCATCCCGGGCGCCCAGCCCCACCACCCCAGGGCATCCGCGTGGGACACCGTCTGGCCCCTCACAGGGGGAACCGCCTGGGTGTTCTACAGCAATCCGGGCCAGACCCATGTCATGAGGCCGGTGATCCTCGCCGATGGCTTCTCGGCCGGGAAGAGCGATCCCGACGCCCTGTGGAACGGCCTGGAGAACGGCGAGTACCCCTTCATCTCCAAGTTGAAGGAGGCCGGCTTCGACCTGGTGCTCCTGGGCTTCGACGAGCGGTCCGCGTCCATCACCGACAACGCCGGCGTGGCGATCCAGTGCATCGAAAAGGCGATCGCCGACCGCGAAGGGACCGCCAAGCTGACGGTCGGCGGATTCAGCATGGGCGGGCTGGTCACCCGCTATGCCCTCGCAAAGATGCACCACGACGGTCACGAGCACGAGACCGCGACCTACCTCTCCTACGACACCCCGCACAACGGAGCCTGGCTGCCGATCTCGGTACAGGCCTTCGCCCACTTCGTGAAGGACAACTGGGGCAGCCTCCCCGGATTCGGCGAACTCCTCAGCAGCTTCTCGCGGATGGTCAACAGCGCGGCCGCCCGGCAGTTGCTGCGCTGGCACATCGAGACCGTCACCGCGGAGGCCGGCCAGGACCGGGCCCGTACCGACTTCCTCGCAGAGCTGGAGCGGGTGGGCAGCTGGCCCCCCGGCGTACGGCGGCTCGGGGTCGCCAACGGCACGGGCACCGGTGCCGGGAACAACATCCCTGCCGGCGTGACGGCGATGCGCACCACCGGTGCGGAGCTGACGGGCACCCGCCTCGACACGCAGGACACGGGAGAGCAGGTCGTCGCCCTCCTGAACAAGACCGGAGACCCCGAGATCCGGATCACCACCAGCGGTCTGCCCGACGTCGACGGCGCTCCCGGCGGGCTGTTCCCCGAGGCACTGAACCTGCCGGGCCGCCCCGCGAACTTCGGCACCGCCGCCATGCTGGCCGGACTCCTCGAAGGCGAGCCGGCGGAACTCACCTACAACGCGACCACGTTCGTTCCGAGCGTCAGCGCCGTGGCGGCCGGTGAGATCGACGACCGCGACGCGCTCTACAGCAAGATCGACACCGCCTCCAGCGAGCTCGACCACTTCATGTGCGCGACCGAGAACCAGGGGCACACGGTCATCACCGTGGAACTCGGCGAGTGGATCCTGGACAAGCTCCAGACCCCCTGA